The genomic window GGAGGCGGCGCTCCGCTTCCGCGGCGTCCCCCAGCAGGAACGTCTCGACCGAGAGGTCGATCAGGGCGGCTCCGCGCTCCTCCGGCTCCCGCGCGGCCTCGAGCGCTTCCGCGAACCGCACCGCGGCGGCGCGGTGGTCCCGGCGGTTCGACAGCGCGGTCCCCTCTCCGAGAAGGAATCGGAACTGGACGCGCTCGCCGGAGGCGGCGATCCTCCTCCGGTGCTCCGCGTACGCCGCGAGCTCGCGCTCTCCGTCTCCCCGCATCCCGTGGAGCGCCGCCCGCGCGAGCACGATCTCGAGCCGCTCCTCCTCCGACAGCCCCGTCTCCTCTTCGGCGCGATCGAGCAGCCCCTCGGCGTCCTCGAATCGCCCTTCGGCCGCGGCGAGGCGGGAGAGGGCCCGTCTCGCGGCGGAAAGGTCGTCCGCGGATGCGGCGGCGTCCTCCGCGATGCGTCTCCAACGCTGCCCGGCGAGGTTCGCGTCCCCTTCCGCCTCGGAGAGACGGGCCAGCCGCGCGAGCGCGTGACGCGCCCAGCCGCAACCCGACTCCCCCGAGAGGTTCTCCCAGAGCTCCCTCGCCTCGCTCTCGAGGCCGAGCTCGGCGAGCCGGTCCGCGTGGTAATACCGGACCGCCGCCGGCGCGCGGGCGCCCCACGCCCCGGCGGCGGTCTGGACCAGGGGATCGAGAGCGCGCGGTCGGGGCACGGCCGGCCGGTGGCCGAGGACGCGATCCGACTCCGCGGCGAAGACCTCCGGGCGGTCCGAGTCGAGCGCGAGCACGCACCGCCACACCGGATCGGCGACCGACGAAAGCCAGAGCGCGGCGAACGCGCGCCGCTCTTCGGGCGCGAACGCGGATACGAGGTCGGCGCGCGCGGAAGCGTCGGCCGTGCGCCACCGCCCGTCGGCCGCGTCCTCCGCGATCCACCCGCGGGCGGCGAGGCGACCCGCGGCGCCGCCGAACGCGCCGGACACCTCGAGGGCGTCGACCTCGGCGCGCGTCGCTCCGGCCGGGTGCGCGAGGAACACGCCGACGGCGCGGCGCTCGTCGCGCGACATCCCCGCGAGCTCGCGGGCCGCCGATTCCGCGTCGGCTTCGCGGATCGCGTCGGACACCGTGCCGCGCGAGAGGAAGGCCCCGTAATCGGAAGAGGAGACGAACCGCGCGACCGCCGCCCGGACGCGCGAGGGCCTGCGCGCGAGGATCGCCCCGAGGGCCTCGTAGACGGCGACCGACGACGCGAGGTCGGGCGACGCGATCCAGACGGCCGAGCGCAGCTCGTCGGGGCGAGCCGGAGCGCCGTCGGCGCCGCGTTCGGCGACGGCGATGCCCTGCCGGGCCGCGCAGTCGTCGAACAGGGCGAGCGAGGCCTCGTCCCACTCGCCGCGATCGACGCGGATCCAGTCGGTCTCGGCGGCGGCGCGCTCCTCGAGGGCCTTCTCGACGGCCTCGCGCCGGCGATCCGCGTCCTCGAGCCCGAGCGAGGCGCGGAGCGCTTCGTACGGAATCAGCGCGCTCCGGCCGGGATGGAAGATCGAAGCGCCGCGCCCGGCGAGGCGCCGCGCGGCGAGGTCCACCCGCGCGCGATGGAGCCGCTCGGAGGCGTCGAATCCCCGCGGCTCGTAACCGACGCAGCGCCGGCGAACCGAAGCGAAGGGCTCGCCCGTCAGGAAAGGAAAGGCGCGAAAGACTTCGACGAGGGCGGCGTCCGGCCGTCCGGGCGCGGCGACCGGATCGAGCCACCGGTCGAGGAGGCGGCGCGCCGGGGCGTCGATGCGCGGCGCGCCCCGCGACGAGCGCCCGAAGAAGAGCGGCACGAGGGCCGCGAGAAGGGCGGTCGGCGGCTCCGCCGGCGCGGGCTCGGCCGAAACGGAGGCCGGCGGCCGGGCGAGCCAGAGGTGGGGCGACCCGTCCCACACCTCGACGAGAGCGTGATCGAAGTCAGATCGCTCGAGGGGGAAGCCGCGCGCCCCGAGGAAGAGCGCGGCCGAGACGGCCTGGACGAAGAGCGCCGCGGCGGTCTCGCGCGAGTTCCGGACGACCGCCAGAGGCGTTCCCTCGCGGCGTCGAAAGGCCGCCGCGAGGCCCCCGGGACCGCTGACGATCTCCGCGAACCGCGGGAGGACCGGATGCTCGAGCGCGAGGAACCCCACCGCGCGCCGCCGCGCGG from Thermoanaerobaculia bacterium includes these protein-coding regions:
- a CDS encoding sigma 54-interacting transcriptional regulator, which codes for MPIDDSLSARRRAVGFLALEHPVLPRFAEIVSGPGGLAAAFRRREGTPLAVVRNSRETAAALFVQAVSAALFLGARGFPLERSDFDHALVEVWDGSPHLWLARPPASVSAEPAPAEPPTALLAALVPLFFGRSSRGAPRIDAPARRLLDRWLDPVAAPGRPDAALVEVFRAFPFLTGEPFASVRRRCVGYEPRGFDASERLHRARVDLAARRLAGRGASIFHPGRSALIPYEALRASLGLEDADRRREAVEKALEERAAAETDWIRVDRGEWDEASLALFDDCAARQGIAVAERGADGAPARPDELRSAVWIASPDLASSVAVYEALGAILARRPSRVRAAVARFVSSSDYGAFLSRGTVSDAIREADAESAARELAGMSRDERRAVGVFLAHPAGATRAEVDALEVSGAFGGAAGRLAARGWIAEDAADGRWRTADASARADLVSAFAPEERRAFAALWLSSVADPVWRCVLALDSDRPEVFAAESDRVLGHRPAVPRPRALDPLVQTAAGAWGARAPAAVRYYHADRLAELGLESEARELWENLSGESGCGWARHALARLARLSEAEGDANLAGQRWRRIAEDAAASADDLSAARRALSRLAAAEGRFEDAEGLLDRAEEETGLSEEERLEIVLARAALHGMRGDGERELAAYAEHRRRIAASGERVQFRFLLGEGTALSNRRDHRAAAVRFAEALEAAREPEERGAALIDLSVETFLLGDAAEAERRLREAAACLRSAGNAALGRTATGNLVNLLIEMGRDGEAEPLIERMRTEAARTGDVKGAMLALAFRSRVDLRRGRFAPSTAARREAFALCARLREAIESQELEIDESDARLFAGDFDGALAFARRAAARSDMAECRERALARVADLERWAAGAMPPAGDFEAAFQSFPAAAAERVLRARAFFGAAFEASHPALAARAREALRRAGREELADAILSPPAIADPARLRKLRDRIGGGEVPLRVVEADGAVVWRSPGFERAAWSRALAWGEPALTLEGDGPEADLTAFLFETMRSRADLAVSETIPEDGIALLRASGIVTADRSMEAVGARLARIAPQNVTVFISGESGTGKERVARAVHRLSSRSAKPFVAINVAAFPESLLEDELFGHARGAFTGADRDRVGLFEAAQQGTLFLDEIGDLSPALQAKLLRVLQEREIKRVGENRYRPVDVRLVSATARPIEKAVEAGVFREDLYYRIKVATIDLPPLRQRGGDVALLARHFVDRYAAEYGKGNLRLAPAAVAALRACPWPGNVRQLENAIMEAAALADPGSTLDRAAFPQLKAPAEEPTGSYRERVDAFRRRTVEQALAKCSGNRTHAARELGMTRQALLYLIRELGVRG